In the genome of Anabas testudineus chromosome 4, fAnaTes1.2, whole genome shotgun sequence, one region contains:
- the mysm1 gene encoding histone H2A deubiquitinase MYSM1 isoform X1, whose amino-acid sequence MEDEVDVDIEGDEFESSMNELDGAALAQEQLLQSAWKSSAEILPWELDSSISPENREVIERMLLEEQYYLTGKAIPDHIWESDANSKPKVKKSPAKTSASGSSFRWSKQEKELFEEGLAQFGRRWTKIAKLVGSRTVLQVKSYARQYFKHKAKSEPKSAAPSADPVLQSPQTSSSLDSIVTNTVRIEKLSNDEDEEVDITDDTSDDGDADNKPQAEVKTECCEVEQLTGTEIQTNSPTDEQKEGDQNETKDQHRHILLAPAQSPQTLSSLSCSEERAVTELDEKSDQAESCILKNLEEEARSDSKQTTGASDDQCSQSVSSAETGQLEEACSDGTDSVDKTEQSVTGGAEEDQEEEEEEDENDEEEELKIPEQEIEMDMETITEDEKQAIPEFFEGRPSKTPERYLKIRNYILDQWLESKPKYLNKTSVRPGLKNCGDVNCIGRIHTYLELIGAINFNCEQAVYNRPKVVDRSKQKEGKEVLDAYQLAQRLQSMRTRKRRVRDLWGNWCDSKDLEGQTYEHFTAAELALQREERKKQPKPCKMSRYRGSFDPFQLIPCRSFGEDVQEPFQVIVCAETLLIMDMHAHVSRGEVIGLLGGAFNEAERILKICVAEPCNSVSTGLQCEMDPVSQTQACDVLSSLGFSVVGWYHSHPSFHPNPSVRDINTQDQFQSYFSRGGAPFIGMIVSPYDPANPSPHSQTTCLLVKESQEPSGPQKLPYRFDFLPSQDVPDWEQTMRRAQWIIHKYSKTSGSVQMNRFFRKDSHLTCLEKMLSSLARYLEPLPDEEGDTFLTQIQGLFHSDFIVKQQQEEGESLNTSFRPEDSDDLPFDQLINEERPQNEDSDQDSGRTSDNGVQTKTSDTNSNTVLHLGSVLSSEHDYLL is encoded by the exons ATGGAGGACGAGGTGGATGTTGACATCGAGGGAGACGAGTTTGAAAGCAGTATGAA CGAGCTGGACGGAGCAGCTTTAGCCCAGGAGCAGCTCCTACAGTCTGCGTGGAAGAGCAGCGCGGAGATACTG CCGTGGGAGTTGGACAGCTCCATCAGCCCGGAGAACAGAGAGGTGATAGAGAGGATGTTGCTGGAGGAACA ATACTATCTGACAGGTAAGGCGATTCCCGATCATATTTGGGAAAGTGATGCTAACAGCAAGCCCAAAGTGAAGAA GTCTCCTGCCAAGACTTCAGCCTCGGGTTCGTCTTTTCGCTGGTCCAAGCAAGAGAAAGAGCTGTTCGAGGAAGGACTG GCTCAGTTTGGTCGAAGGTGGACTAAGATTGCCAAGTTGGTGGGCAGCCGTACTGTTCTCCAGGTCAAGAGCTACGCCAGACAGTATTTCAAACACAAG GCTAAATCAGAACCCAAATCTGCAGCTCCCTCTGCAGATCCTGTCCTTCAGTCTCCGCAGACTTCTTCCAGTCTTGATAGTATAGTAACCAACACTGTTCGTATAGAGAAGCTTTCTAATGACGAGGATGAAGAAGTAGACATCACAGATGACACGAGTGATGACGGAGATGCTGACAACAAACCGCAGGCTGAGGTGAAAACCGAGTGCtgtgaggtggagcagctgacAGGCACTGAGATCCAGACAAATAGCCCCACAGACGAGCAGAAAGAAGGAGATCAGAATGAGACAAAGGACCAACACAGGCACATCTTGCTTGCTCCTGCACAAAGTCCTCAAACCTTATCTTCACTCTCCTGCTCAGAGGAGCGTGCTGTAACTGAACTAGATGAGAAAAGCGACCAGGCAGAATCATGCATTCTGAAAAACCTTGAGGAAGAAGCACGGTCGGACTCAAAGCAAACGACAGGTGCTAGTGACGACCAGTGTTCCCAGTCTGTGAGCTCAGCAGAGACCGGTCAACTGGAAGAGGCCTGCAGTGATGGCACAG ATTCAGTCGATAAAACTGAGCAGAGTGTGACTGGTGGAGCAGAAGAAgaccaggaggaggaagaggaagaggatgagaatgatgaagaggaggaactTAAGATACCTGAGCAGGAAATCGAGATGGATATGGAGACCATCACTGAGGACGAAAAACAAGCTATCCCGGAGTTCTTTGAGGGACGACCTTCCAAGACCCCTGAAAGATATCTGAAGATTAGAAACTACATCCTGGATCAGTG GTTGGAGAGCAAACCCAAGTACCTGAACAAGACCTCAGTTCGCCCCGGCCTGAAGAACTGCGGCGATGTCAACTGCATTGGCAGAATACACACATACCTGGAGCTGATCGGAGCCATCAACTTCAACTGTG AGCAAGCAGTATATAATCGCCCAAAGGTGGTGGACCGCTCCAAGCAAAAGGAGGGCAAAGAAGTGCTTGACGCTTATCAGCTTGCCCAGAGACTGCAGAGCATG CGGACCAGGAAGCGCCGCGTGAGAGACCTATGGGGAAATTGGTGTGACTCTAAAGATTTGGAGGGACAGACATATGAG catttcactgcagcagaactcgctctgcagagagaggagaggaagaagcagccTAAACCCTGCAAGATGTCCAGATACAGAGG GTCCTTTGATCCATTCCAGCTGATTCCCTGCAGGTCTTTTGGGGAGGATGTACAG GAACCGTTCCAGGTTATTGTTTGTGCAGAGACTCTTCTCATCATGGACATG CATGCCCATGTGTCACGGGGTGAAGTAATCGGCCTGCTAGGTGGAGCTTTCAACGAGGCAGAGAGGATACTGAAG ATCTGTGTAGCAGAGCCATGTAACAGTGTAAGTACAGGTCTGCAGTGTGAGATGGACCCGGTCTCTCAGACGCAGGCTTGCGATGTGCTTTCGTCCCTGGGCTTCAGTGTGGTGGGCTGGTACCACTCACATCCGTCTTTCCACCCTAATCCTTCAGTACGGGACATAAACACCCAGGATCAGTTCCAG AGCTATTTCTCACGTGGCGGAGCTCCCTTCATTGGGATGATCGTAAGCCCATATGACCCAGCCAATCCCTCCCCCCACTCCCAAACCACTTGCTTGTTGGTGAAAGAGAGTCAAGAGCCATCAGGACCCCAGA AGCTGCCCTACAGATTCGACTTCTTGCCATCACAAGATGTTCCGGACTGGGAGCAGACAATGAGGAGAGCTCAGTGGATCATCCATAAATACTCAAAAACATCCGG GAGTGTGCAGATGAACAGATTTTTCCGTAAAGACTCTCATCTCACCTGTCTCGAGAAG ATGCTGTCCTCTCTAGCCAGGTACCTGGAGCCCTTGCCAGATGAGGAGGGTGACACCTTTCTGACCCAGATCCAGGGCCTTTTCCACTCAGACTTTATTGTCAAGCAGCAACAGGAAGAGGGGGAATCTTTAAACACTTCATTCAGACCAGAGGACTCTGATGACCTTCCCTTTGATCAGCTGATAAATGAGGAGAGACCCCAGAATGAGGACTCTGACCAGGATTCTGGCAGAACTTCAGACAACGGTGTTCAGACCAAAAcctcagacacaaacagcaacacagtgtTACATCTAGGCTCAGTGTTATCATCTGAACATGACTATTTACTGTGA
- the mysm1 gene encoding histone H2A deubiquitinase MYSM1 isoform X2, translating into MEDEVDVDIEGDEFESSMNELDGAALAQEQLLQSAWKSSAEILPWELDSSISPENREVIERMLLEEQYYLTGKAIPDHIWESDANSKPKVKKSPAKTSASGSSFRWSKQEKELFEEGLAQFGRRWTKIAKLVGSRTVLQVKSYARQYFKHKAKSEPKSAAPSADPVLQSPQTSSSLDSIVTNTVRIEKLSNDEDEEVDITDDTSDDGDADNKPQAEVKTECCEVEQLTGTEIQTNSPTDEQKEGDQNETKDQHRHILLAPAQSPQTLSSLSCSEERAVTELDEKSDQAESCILKNLEEEARSDSKQTTGASDDQCSQSVSSAETGQLEEACSDGTDSVDKTEQSVTGGAEEDQEEEEEEDENDEEEELKIPEQEIEMDMETITEDEKQAIPEFFEGRPSKTPERYLKIRNYILDQWLESKPKYLNKTSVRPGLKNCGDVNCIGRIHTYLELIGAINFNCEQAVYNRPKVVDRSKQKEGKEVLDAYQLAQRLQSMRTRKRRVRDLWGNWCDSKDLEGQTYEHFTAAELALQREERKKQPKPCKMSRYRGSFDPFQLIPCRSFGEDVQEPFQVIVCAETLLIMDMHAHVSRGEVIGLLGGAFNEAERILKICVAEPCNSVSTGLQCEMDPVSQTQACDVLSSLGFSVVGWYHSHPSFHPNPSVRDINTQDQFQSYFSRGGAPFIGMIVSPYDPANPSPHSQTTCLLVKESQEPSGPQKLPYRFDFLPSQDVPDWEQTMRRAQWIIHKYSKTSGSVQMNRFFRKDSHLTCLEKVSLGYAVLSSQVPGALAR; encoded by the exons ATGGAGGACGAGGTGGATGTTGACATCGAGGGAGACGAGTTTGAAAGCAGTATGAA CGAGCTGGACGGAGCAGCTTTAGCCCAGGAGCAGCTCCTACAGTCTGCGTGGAAGAGCAGCGCGGAGATACTG CCGTGGGAGTTGGACAGCTCCATCAGCCCGGAGAACAGAGAGGTGATAGAGAGGATGTTGCTGGAGGAACA ATACTATCTGACAGGTAAGGCGATTCCCGATCATATTTGGGAAAGTGATGCTAACAGCAAGCCCAAAGTGAAGAA GTCTCCTGCCAAGACTTCAGCCTCGGGTTCGTCTTTTCGCTGGTCCAAGCAAGAGAAAGAGCTGTTCGAGGAAGGACTG GCTCAGTTTGGTCGAAGGTGGACTAAGATTGCCAAGTTGGTGGGCAGCCGTACTGTTCTCCAGGTCAAGAGCTACGCCAGACAGTATTTCAAACACAAG GCTAAATCAGAACCCAAATCTGCAGCTCCCTCTGCAGATCCTGTCCTTCAGTCTCCGCAGACTTCTTCCAGTCTTGATAGTATAGTAACCAACACTGTTCGTATAGAGAAGCTTTCTAATGACGAGGATGAAGAAGTAGACATCACAGATGACACGAGTGATGACGGAGATGCTGACAACAAACCGCAGGCTGAGGTGAAAACCGAGTGCtgtgaggtggagcagctgacAGGCACTGAGATCCAGACAAATAGCCCCACAGACGAGCAGAAAGAAGGAGATCAGAATGAGACAAAGGACCAACACAGGCACATCTTGCTTGCTCCTGCACAAAGTCCTCAAACCTTATCTTCACTCTCCTGCTCAGAGGAGCGTGCTGTAACTGAACTAGATGAGAAAAGCGACCAGGCAGAATCATGCATTCTGAAAAACCTTGAGGAAGAAGCACGGTCGGACTCAAAGCAAACGACAGGTGCTAGTGACGACCAGTGTTCCCAGTCTGTGAGCTCAGCAGAGACCGGTCAACTGGAAGAGGCCTGCAGTGATGGCACAG ATTCAGTCGATAAAACTGAGCAGAGTGTGACTGGTGGAGCAGAAGAAgaccaggaggaggaagaggaagaggatgagaatgatgaagaggaggaactTAAGATACCTGAGCAGGAAATCGAGATGGATATGGAGACCATCACTGAGGACGAAAAACAAGCTATCCCGGAGTTCTTTGAGGGACGACCTTCCAAGACCCCTGAAAGATATCTGAAGATTAGAAACTACATCCTGGATCAGTG GTTGGAGAGCAAACCCAAGTACCTGAACAAGACCTCAGTTCGCCCCGGCCTGAAGAACTGCGGCGATGTCAACTGCATTGGCAGAATACACACATACCTGGAGCTGATCGGAGCCATCAACTTCAACTGTG AGCAAGCAGTATATAATCGCCCAAAGGTGGTGGACCGCTCCAAGCAAAAGGAGGGCAAAGAAGTGCTTGACGCTTATCAGCTTGCCCAGAGACTGCAGAGCATG CGGACCAGGAAGCGCCGCGTGAGAGACCTATGGGGAAATTGGTGTGACTCTAAAGATTTGGAGGGACAGACATATGAG catttcactgcagcagaactcgctctgcagagagaggagaggaagaagcagccTAAACCCTGCAAGATGTCCAGATACAGAGG GTCCTTTGATCCATTCCAGCTGATTCCCTGCAGGTCTTTTGGGGAGGATGTACAG GAACCGTTCCAGGTTATTGTTTGTGCAGAGACTCTTCTCATCATGGACATG CATGCCCATGTGTCACGGGGTGAAGTAATCGGCCTGCTAGGTGGAGCTTTCAACGAGGCAGAGAGGATACTGAAG ATCTGTGTAGCAGAGCCATGTAACAGTGTAAGTACAGGTCTGCAGTGTGAGATGGACCCGGTCTCTCAGACGCAGGCTTGCGATGTGCTTTCGTCCCTGGGCTTCAGTGTGGTGGGCTGGTACCACTCACATCCGTCTTTCCACCCTAATCCTTCAGTACGGGACATAAACACCCAGGATCAGTTCCAG AGCTATTTCTCACGTGGCGGAGCTCCCTTCATTGGGATGATCGTAAGCCCATATGACCCAGCCAATCCCTCCCCCCACTCCCAAACCACTTGCTTGTTGGTGAAAGAGAGTCAAGAGCCATCAGGACCCCAGA AGCTGCCCTACAGATTCGACTTCTTGCCATCACAAGATGTTCCGGACTGGGAGCAGACAATGAGGAGAGCTCAGTGGATCATCCATAAATACTCAAAAACATCCGG GAGTGTGCAGATGAACAGATTTTTCCGTAAAGACTCTCATCTCACCTGTCTCGAGAAGGTCAGTCTAGGAT ATGCTGTCCTCTCTAGCCAGGTACCTGGAGCCCTTGCCAGATGA